A single genomic interval of Zunongwangia sp. HGR-M22 harbors:
- a CDS encoding 3-oxoacyl-ACP synthase III family protein, translating into MYQSKIAGLGKYVPENVVTNEDLSKIMDTNDAWIQERTGIKERRHIRKGDGNTTAGMGAKAAKIALERANISKDDIDLIVFATLSPDYYFPGCGVQIQEMLDIHTCPALDVRNQCSGFIYGLSVADQFIKTGMYKNVLLIGSENHSGGLDFTTRGRSVSVIFGDGAGAAVLTRSDHVGQGVLSTHLHSEGKHALELSLKAPSTNHWVPEIIAENPQEDIPYYPYMNGQFVFKNAVVRFSEVILEGLKANGLDVKDIDMLIPHQANLRISQFIQQKFKLSDDQVYNNIQKYGNTTAASIPIALTEAWEEGKIKEGDTIVLAAFGSGFTWASAVIEW; encoded by the coding sequence ATGTATCAGTCTAAAATTGCTGGATTAGGAAAATACGTGCCAGAGAATGTAGTTACTAATGAAGATCTGTCCAAAATTATGGATACGAACGATGCGTGGATACAGGAGCGTACCGGTATAAAAGAGAGACGACATATAAGGAAAGGCGATGGAAATACTACCGCAGGTATGGGAGCTAAGGCAGCAAAGATAGCCTTAGAAAGGGCCAATATTAGCAAAGATGATATAGACTTAATTGTTTTTGCTACGTTAAGTCCAGATTATTATTTCCCGGGATGTGGAGTACAGATCCAAGAGATGTTAGATATTCACACGTGTCCTGCTTTAGATGTTCGTAACCAATGTAGTGGTTTTATATACGGCCTCTCGGTTGCCGACCAGTTTATCAAAACCGGGATGTATAAAAATGTACTTTTAATTGGAAGCGAAAATCATAGTGGAGGATTAGATTTTACAACTCGAGGTCGATCGGTTTCTGTGATTTTTGGAGATGGAGCAGGAGCAGCGGTACTAACAAGAAGTGATCATGTGGGACAAGGTGTATTATCTACGCATTTGCATTCTGAAGGTAAACATGCGCTCGAATTGAGTTTGAAGGCACCAAGTACCAATCATTGGGTTCCGGAAATTATTGCTGAAAATCCGCAAGAAGATATTCCTTACTATCCTTATATGAATGGTCAGTTTGTATTTAAAAATGCAGTTGTTCGATTTTCTGAAGTTATTTTGGAAGGTTTAAAAGCAAATGGTCTGGATGTTAAAGATATCGATATGTTAATTCCGCATCAGGCGAACCTTCGAATTTCTCAGTTTATTCAGCAGAAATTTAAATTGAGTGATGATCAGGTATATAACAATATTCAGAAATACGGAAATACAACCGCAGCATCTATTCCAATTGCGCTAACAGAAGCGTGGGAAGAAGGAAAAATTAAAGAAGGCGATACCATTGTTTTAGCTGCATTTGGTAGTGGATTTACCTGGGCTAGTGCCGTAATCGAATGGTAG
- a CDS encoding putative signal transducing protein, whose amino-acid sequence MSTEETYDRVYTGSEVNVQYLQELFKKSGISNRVRNDMESGLRAGFGGGIPGQVQLFVIKSHYNEAAAIVKATFPNDVAEH is encoded by the coding sequence ATGAGTACTGAAGAAACATACGATAGAGTTTATACAGGAAGTGAAGTAAATGTTCAATATTTACAAGAACTATTTAAAAAATCTGGAATCTCTAATCGCGTAAGAAATGATATGGAATCTGGATTGAGAGCAGGTTTTGGTGGTGGAATACCGGGACAGGTTCAGCTTTTCGTGATAAAAAGTCATTATAACGAAGCTGCTGCTATAGTGAAAGCGACATTTCCAAACGATGTTGCAGAGCATTAG
- a CDS encoding sensor histidine kinase, whose amino-acid sequence MNKEFTVEDRLKERIKELSCLYSISRVLRKHQDDVEATLKEICEITKNAWRHPEAAIVQLKYTNFDIKTGAIPSKYIFQESRLSDRQENLRYIRVYYDSVFFDNTEFLEEEQQLLDQISIEISDFFERERIKEREELLRRKAEHNDRLAILGEITAGIAHELNTPLGNILGFAELIQANNKDDQTKNDLDKIIKASIYSREIVKKLMFFACEMPHQKQAQQIKPIIEQALSLLGPNLKKAGISCQFKIDEENLIIPIDIVQFTQIIFNLVINAIYVSPTHSYIEILVSHTKDTMLMEVKDQGPGIAKTFRKKVFHPFYSTKPLGEGSGLGLSVVHGIVKAHQGEIKIVDNIPNGSNFKISLPLHP is encoded by the coding sequence ATGAATAAAGAATTTACAGTAGAAGATCGCTTAAAGGAAAGGATAAAAGAATTATCGTGTCTTTATAGTATATCCCGTGTATTGCGTAAACATCAAGACGATGTAGAAGCCACTTTAAAAGAGATTTGCGAAATTACTAAAAACGCCTGGAGACACCCTGAAGCTGCCATTGTCCAGCTAAAGTATACCAATTTTGATATAAAAACAGGTGCTATTCCTTCTAAATATATCTTTCAGGAAAGCAGACTCTCAGATCGTCAGGAAAATTTGAGATATATTAGAGTGTATTATGATTCGGTTTTTTTTGATAACACCGAATTCTTAGAGGAAGAGCAACAATTACTAGATCAAATTTCAATAGAAATTAGCGACTTTTTTGAGCGTGAGCGTATAAAAGAGCGAGAAGAATTACTACGTCGAAAAGCCGAACATAATGACCGCCTGGCTATACTTGGTGAAATTACTGCCGGCATAGCCCACGAGCTAAACACGCCTTTGGGTAATATTCTTGGTTTTGCTGAGCTTATACAAGCGAATAATAAAGACGACCAGACTAAAAATGATTTAGACAAGATCATTAAAGCCAGCATATATTCTCGAGAAATCGTAAAGAAACTAATGTTTTTTGCCTGTGAAATGCCACACCAAAAACAAGCTCAACAAATAAAACCTATTATAGAACAGGCGCTTTCGCTTTTAGGGCCAAACCTCAAAAAAGCTGGAATAAGTTGTCAGTTTAAAATTGATGAAGAAAATTTAATCATTCCAATCGATATTGTACAATTTACCCAGATAATTTTTAACCTGGTTATTAATGCTATATACGTGTCCCCTACTCATTCTTACATTGAAATATTGGTTAGCCATACTAAAGATACAATGCTTATGGAAGTAAAAGATCAGGGCCCGGGGATTGCTAAAACATTTAGAAAAAAAGTATTTCATCCTTTTTACAGTACAAAACCACTGGGCGAAGGTTCAGGATTAGGATTAAGCGTGGTGCACGGTATTGTAAAAGCGCATCAAGGCGAAATCAAAATTGTAGACAATATTCCTAACGGAAGTAATTTTAAAATTTCATTACCGCTACACCCTTAA
- the recG gene encoding ATP-dependent DNA helicase RecG, with the protein MNLNILQTPIDYLKGVGPNRADVLRKELGIHTYQDLVNFFPNRYLDKTRFYKISELQRNSAEVQVVGKITHIKMVEQKRGKRLVADFVDDTGRMELVWFRGHKWIRENLKLNTPYVVFGRTNWFSGIFSMPHPEMDTLTDYKKQLRPAMQPIYPSTELLQKKGITNRAVNKMLQQLFAETKARFYDTLSEEIKEEFRLISKAEALFNIHFPKNAELLAKAQFRLKFEELFYIQLQLLLKNQLRKQKIKGFVFGEIGENFSGFYKNHLPFDLTGAQKRVIKEIRSDLGTGAQMNRLLQGDVGSGKTIVALMSMLIAIDNGFQACLMAPTEILAIQHYHGLVELCAQMDLSIFLLTGSSKKAHRRELHEKLETGEIDILIGTHALLEDKVKFNNLGLAIIDEQHRFGVAQRAKLWRKNKIPPHVLVMTATPIPRTLAMSLYGDLDISVIDELPPGRKPIRTVHRFDSNRLKVFRFLKEEIDKGRQVYVVYPLIQESEKMDYKDLMDGYESIAREFPDYQISIVHGQMKPADKDYEMQRFAEGKTEIMVATTVIEVGVNVPNASVMIIESAERFGLSQLHQLRGRVGRGAEQSYCILMTGHKLSNDSKTRLETMTATNDGFQIAEVDLKLRGPGDIMGTQQSGVLNLKIADIVKDNDLLKTARHVALKVLKEDPKLALEKNKVLRFTYGQLAKHQNIWNYIS; encoded by the coding sequence ATGAACCTTAATATTCTACAAACTCCGATTGATTATTTAAAAGGTGTTGGCCCAAACCGGGCTGATGTCCTACGGAAAGAATTAGGCATTCATACGTACCAGGATTTAGTAAATTTCTTCCCCAATCGCTACCTCGATAAAACACGATTTTATAAAATCTCTGAATTACAACGAAATTCGGCTGAAGTACAGGTAGTAGGAAAAATCACCCATATTAAAATGGTTGAGCAGAAAAGGGGAAAACGTTTGGTTGCTGACTTTGTTGATGACACCGGCCGTATGGAACTGGTTTGGTTTAGAGGCCATAAGTGGATTAGGGAGAATTTAAAATTGAATACGCCATACGTTGTTTTTGGCAGAACTAACTGGTTTAGTGGCATTTTTAGTATGCCTCACCCAGAGATGGATACGCTGACCGACTACAAAAAGCAATTGCGCCCCGCGATGCAACCTATTTATCCTTCTACAGAATTATTGCAGAAAAAAGGGATTACCAATCGCGCGGTTAATAAAATGTTACAACAGCTTTTTGCTGAAACTAAAGCCCGTTTTTATGATACTTTAAGCGAAGAAATTAAAGAAGAATTTCGCTTAATTTCCAAAGCCGAAGCGCTTTTTAATATTCATTTTCCAAAGAATGCCGAGTTGCTTGCTAAAGCACAGTTTCGTTTAAAATTTGAAGAACTTTTTTACATTCAGCTGCAATTATTACTTAAAAATCAACTTCGCAAACAGAAAATAAAAGGTTTTGTTTTTGGCGAAATTGGAGAAAATTTCAGCGGATTTTATAAAAATCATTTGCCTTTCGATCTTACCGGCGCTCAAAAAAGAGTGATTAAAGAAATTAGATCAGATCTAGGAACAGGTGCGCAGATGAATCGTCTTTTGCAGGGTGATGTTGGTTCAGGAAAAACCATTGTCGCTTTAATGAGCATGCTTATTGCTATCGATAACGGTTTTCAGGCCTGTTTAATGGCACCTACAGAGATTTTAGCGATTCAACATTACCATGGTTTGGTAGAACTTTGTGCACAAATGGATCTTTCGATCTTTTTACTTACCGGTTCTTCTAAAAAGGCACATCGCCGAGAATTGCATGAAAAATTAGAAACGGGAGAAATCGATATTCTAATTGGCACACATGCGCTTTTAGAGGATAAGGTAAAATTTAATAATCTTGGTTTAGCTATCATCGACGAGCAACACCGCTTTGGTGTAGCACAACGAGCAAAACTATGGCGAAAAAATAAAATTCCGCCGCACGTTTTAGTGATGACGGCAACGCCAATTCCCCGCACCCTGGCCATGAGTTTGTATGGTGATTTGGATATTTCAGTGATCGACGAATTACCACCGGGACGAAAACCGATAAGAACGGTGCATCGTTTTGATAGTAATCGCTTAAAAGTTTTCAGATTTTTAAAAGAAGAAATTGATAAAGGACGCCAAGTTTATGTAGTTTATCCACTAATACAGGAATCCGAAAAAATGGACTATAAAGATTTGATGGATGGCTATGAGAGTATTGCCCGCGAGTTTCCCGATTATCAAATCTCGATCGTTCACGGCCAAATGAAGCCTGCCGATAAGGATTATGAAATGCAACGCTTTGCGGAAGGAAAAACCGAAATTATGGTGGCCACTACTGTCATTGAAGTTGGCGTGAACGTTCCTAACGCCAGTGTTATGATTATTGAAAGCGCTGAGCGATTTGGACTTTCTCAATTGCATCAGCTAAGAGGCCGCGTGGGCCGTGGAGCCGAACAGAGTTATTGTATTTTAATGACGGGACATAAATTATCAAACGATAGTAAAACAAGGCTAGAAACCATGACGGCAACCAACGACGGTTTCCAAATTGCTGAAGTTGATTTGAAACTTCGCGGTCCTGGTGATATCATGGGAACGCAACAAAGTGGTGTCCTAAATTTAAAAATCGCCGATATTGTTAAGGATAATGACCTGCTTAAAACAGCTCGTCATGTTGCTTTAAAAGTGTTGAAGGAAGATCCAAAATTAGCTTTAGAGAAAAATAAAGTACTACGTTTTACCTACGGGCAGCTCGCAAAACACCAAAATATCTGGAATTATATTTCTTAG
- a CDS encoding SMR family transporter, with product MSLLLKVTKVLFIITSYAVWTGFGAAGTLILGLFLFKKNSNIFEIVFLSPHLLALSLV from the coding sequence ATGAGCTTGCTTTTAAAAGTTACAAAGGTACTTTTCATTATTACAAGTTATGCAGTTTGGACGGGCTTTGGTGCAGCCGGTACCTTGATTTTAGGACTATTCCTTTTCAAAAAAAACAGTAACATTTTCGAGATTGTTTTTTTATCACCACACCTATTGGCTCTATCATTGGTTTAA
- the pheT gene encoding phenylalanine--tRNA ligase subunit beta translates to MKISYNWLKQFIKLPEDAEKTGELLTDLGLEVEGIKSFQSVKGGLEGIVVGHVLSCEKHPNAAKLNITKVNLGDGEEVQIVCGAPNIAAGQKVPVATIGTILYDEKGEEWKIKKGKIRGELSFGMICSESEIGLGSSHDGIMVMEEDLIPGTPVAEVFEIENDQVFEIGLTPNRADAMSHWGVARDLKAGYQQENKSLELITPSVSNFHVDNRSLRIPIFVDDSSLAPRYCGITISDVKIQESPKWLQNRLKAIGIAPKNNVVDITNYVLHELGQPLHAFDASKIAGNEIHVKTLEAGTKFTTLDEVERELHEEDLMICDKEKPLCIAGVFGGLNSGVSENTSQIFLESAYFNPVSVRKTAKRHGLNTDASFRFERGIDPSITEYALKRAALLITELAGGEITSDVDDLYFKKIEDFQVFLTFDKVNKLIGENLEEETIKSILASLEIRVNNVTETGMGLTIPSYRVDVQRESDVIEEILRVYGYNNIKFNEKFNASVSISSKFEDYKLQNIIANQLVGQGFYETMANSLTSPSHIELSEQLKSEYNVEMLNPLSGDLSVMRQSMLFSGLESIRHNLNRKRRDLKLFEFGKTYHNYTGGRVENKHLSIFVSGDKAKESWSSAAQKGTFFYMKGVIEAVFQRLGIKSLKSSAIKSDVFAEGIILSSGKSKLVEFGVIKKSILKHFDIDQEVLFADFNWDAVIEITKTQSNKFVDIPKYPAVRRDFALLLDDAISYAEIETIATQTEKKLLKEVNLFDVYQGENLPEGKKSYAVSFTFQDENKTMTDKQIDKIMSKLQYRFENELKAELR, encoded by the coding sequence ATGAAAATTTCATACAACTGGTTAAAACAATTTATAAAGCTTCCTGAAGATGCCGAAAAAACTGGCGAACTATTAACTGATCTTGGTTTAGAGGTTGAAGGAATTAAGAGTTTTCAAAGTGTAAAAGGTGGCTTAGAAGGTATCGTAGTTGGGCATGTACTAAGCTGCGAGAAACACCCAAATGCCGCTAAACTTAATATCACCAAAGTAAATCTTGGTGATGGCGAAGAAGTACAAATTGTTTGTGGAGCTCCAAACATTGCGGCAGGACAAAAAGTTCCGGTAGCAACAATTGGCACCATTCTTTATGATGAAAAAGGTGAAGAATGGAAAATCAAAAAAGGGAAAATTAGAGGTGAATTAAGTTTTGGAATGATTTGTTCTGAAAGCGAAATTGGTCTTGGATCTAGCCATGATGGTATTATGGTAATGGAAGAAGATCTAATTCCCGGGACACCTGTTGCTGAAGTTTTTGAAATAGAAAATGATCAGGTTTTTGAAATTGGTCTTACGCCAAACCGCGCCGATGCTATGAGCCATTGGGGCGTAGCAAGAGATTTAAAAGCAGGTTATCAACAAGAGAATAAAAGTTTAGAACTTATCACTCCTTCTGTAAGCAACTTTCATGTTGACAATAGAAGTTTAAGAATCCCTATTTTTGTTGATGATTCTTCTTTAGCGCCACGATATTGCGGAATCACCATAAGCGATGTTAAAATTCAGGAATCGCCTAAATGGTTACAAAACCGTTTAAAAGCAATTGGCATCGCTCCAAAAAATAATGTTGTAGACATTACCAATTATGTATTGCATGAGTTGGGACAACCCTTACATGCTTTCGATGCTTCTAAAATTGCAGGTAACGAAATTCATGTAAAAACACTTGAAGCCGGCACAAAATTTACCACCTTAGATGAAGTGGAAAGAGAACTTCATGAAGAAGATCTTATGATCTGTGATAAGGAAAAACCACTTTGTATTGCAGGAGTTTTTGGAGGATTAAACAGTGGAGTTTCAGAAAATACCTCCCAAATATTCTTAGAAAGTGCATATTTTAATCCCGTAAGCGTTCGCAAAACAGCAAAAAGACATGGTTTAAATACCGATGCCTCTTTTAGATTTGAACGTGGCATCGATCCTAGCATTACAGAATATGCATTAAAACGTGCGGCTCTTTTGATTACTGAATTAGCAGGCGGCGAAATAACCAGCGATGTTGACGATCTTTATTTCAAAAAAATAGAAGATTTTCAGGTTTTCCTAACATTCGATAAAGTAAACAAGCTTATTGGCGAAAATCTTGAAGAAGAAACTATAAAATCGATCTTAGCTTCTTTAGAAATTCGAGTGAATAATGTTACCGAGACAGGCATGGGACTCACAATTCCTTCCTATCGCGTAGATGTTCAACGAGAATCTGATGTTATCGAAGAGATCCTTCGAGTGTATGGATATAACAACATAAAATTCAATGAAAAGTTTAATGCTTCGGTTTCTATTTCATCGAAATTTGAAGATTATAAACTTCAGAATATTATTGCAAACCAATTAGTAGGACAAGGTTTTTACGAAACCATGGCCAATTCACTTACAAGTCCGTCTCACATAGAGCTGAGTGAACAACTAAAAAGCGAATATAATGTTGAAATGCTGAATCCGCTTAGTGGCGATCTTTCAGTAATGAGACAATCAATGCTGTTTAGTGGTTTAGAAAGTATAAGACACAATTTAAACCGAAAAAGAAGAGATCTAAAACTTTTCGAATTCGGAAAAACGTATCACAATTATACTGGTGGTCGTGTTGAAAATAAACATCTATCGATTTTTGTAAGTGGCGATAAAGCTAAAGAAAGCTGGAGCTCTGCTGCTCAAAAAGGAACTTTCTTTTATATGAAGGGAGTTATTGAAGCAGTTTTCCAAAGATTGGGAATTAAAAGCTTAAAATCTAGTGCTATAAAATCTGATGTTTTTGCTGAAGGAATTATTTTGAGTTCAGGAAAATCGAAATTGGTAGAATTTGGAGTGATTAAAAAATCGATACTAAAACATTTTGATATTGATCAAGAAGTTTTATTTGCAGATTTTAATTGGGATGCAGTTATCGAGATTACTAAAACACAGTCTAATAAGTTTGTAGATATTCCAAAATATCCGGCAGTGAGACGTGATTTCGCTTTATTATTAGACGATGCTATTTCTTATGCTGAAATTGAAACCATCGCTACACAAACAGAAAAGAAATTACTAAAAGAAGTAAATCTATTTGATGTGTATCAAGGCGAAAATCTTCCCGAAGGTAAAAAGAGTTATGCGGTGAGTTTTACATTTCAGGATGAAAACAAAACTATGACTGATAAGCAAATTGATAAAATTATGAGCAAACTTCAGTATAGATTCGAAAACGAATTAAAAGCTGAACTACGATAA
- a CDS encoding Glu/Leu/Phe/Val family dehydrogenase: MKKEKTKKQSMHTTVMSQFNKTADRMELNTNIRKILSISNSEIIVHFPVKMDDGSIEVFTGYRVQHNNALGPYKGGLRYHDTVDIDAARALAMWMTWKTSLAGLPFGGAKGGIEIDPRTYSIGELERITRRFTYALGENIGPEHDIPAPDINTNAQTMAWIADTYMSTIPTAERSHNRHIVTGKPLGVGGLEGRDRATGFGVFLSAKLYLESKGETLEGKTFIVQGFGNVGYWASHFMLKEGASLLAVQDAHATLCKKDGIDVEGLAAHSNPRKGSIADYPDAVSIPPEDFFGLECDMIIPAALGNQITATVAEKIKAPLVLEGANGPTDSEGETILLRNNVTIIPDIFCNSGGVISSYFEWLQNRNGELWDLEESMSKLEKKLSENFRRIQREVEEKNIDWRTAAYMLAISRIETAYQQRGIFP; encoded by the coding sequence ATGAAAAAGGAAAAAACAAAAAAACAATCTATGCACACTACGGTCATGAGCCAGTTTAATAAAACTGCAGACCGTATGGAGTTAAATACTAATATTAGAAAGATCCTTTCGATCTCTAATAGTGAAATTATAGTACACTTCCCTGTAAAAATGGACGACGGCAGTATAGAAGTTTTTACCGGTTATCGAGTGCAACATAATAATGCCCTGGGACCATATAAAGGTGGTTTGCGTTATCACGATACCGTAGATATCGATGCTGCAAGGGCTTTAGCCATGTGGATGACCTGGAAAACTTCTCTTGCAGGCCTGCCTTTTGGGGGTGCTAAAGGCGGTATCGAAATAGATCCCAGAACATATTCTATTGGAGAATTAGAACGTATTACACGAAGATTTACCTATGCGCTGGGAGAAAATATTGGGCCAGAACATGATATCCCTGCTCCTGATATTAATACAAACGCACAAACGATGGCCTGGATTGCAGACACCTATATGTCTACCATTCCAACTGCAGAGCGTTCCCATAACCGTCATATTGTTACTGGTAAACCTCTAGGAGTTGGTGGTTTGGAAGGCCGAGATCGCGCTACCGGTTTTGGCGTTTTCCTTTCAGCAAAACTTTACCTGGAAAGTAAAGGAGAAACTTTAGAAGGAAAAACATTTATTGTTCAGGGATTTGGTAATGTTGGTTATTGGGCGTCACATTTTATGCTTAAAGAAGGCGCTAGCTTATTAGCCGTACAGGATGCTCATGCAACTTTATGCAAAAAAGACGGGATCGATGTAGAAGGCTTAGCGGCACATTCTAATCCAAGAAAAGGTTCTATTGCAGATTATCCAGATGCGGTTTCTATACCACCAGAAGATTTCTTTGGTTTAGAATGTGATATGATTATTCCGGCAGCACTGGGAAATCAAATCACAGCTACTGTTGCCGAAAAAATAAAAGCGCCTCTCGTATTAGAAGGTGCCAATGGCCCAACCGATAGCGAAGGTGAAACTATTCTACTAAGAAATAATGTTACTATTATTCCAGACATTTTTTGTAATTCAGGCGGAGTAATTTCCAGTTATTTTGAATGGCTCCAAAACCGTAACGGAGAATTATGGGATCTGGAAGAAAGTATGAGTAAACTGGAGAAAAAACTTTCAGAAAACTTTAGACGTATACAGCGTGAAGTAGAAGAAAAAAATATCGATTGGAGAACTGCTGCTTATATGCTAGCCATATCAAGAATTGAAACGGCTTACCAACAACGTGGAATTTTCCCTTAA
- a CDS encoding DUF4136 domain-containing protein — protein MKLLKWSGFLITILLFASCGGSKSSEVGENPKDLKSYNTYAFLPNQNKITTPGYNNEEINYEIVNTVNENMKDEGYRYEKDQPSVLIYVHTMFDDKVEVNADPVYTSYSYYRPDFYIGDYYKPFMYKDYYTIQRITGDNIDQIPYKSKTIVIDFINRKNNKIIWRGTTDEVEITDRRTARAVRNYVDKIFKQFP, from the coding sequence ATGAAATTACTTAAGTGGTCAGGATTTCTTATAACCATCCTTTTATTTGCAAGTTGCGGTGGTAGTAAATCTTCAGAAGTTGGTGAGAATCCAAAAGATTTGAAAAGTTACAATACCTATGCATTTTTGCCCAACCAAAATAAAATCACCACACCGGGTTATAACAATGAAGAAATTAATTATGAGATTGTAAATACGGTGAATGAAAACATGAAAGACGAAGGTTATCGCTATGAAAAAGATCAACCAAGCGTTTTAATTTATGTTCATACCATGTTCGACGATAAAGTTGAGGTGAACGCAGATCCTGTTTATACTAGCTATTCGTATTATCGTCCCGATTTTTATATTGGTGATTATTACAAGCCTTTTATGTATAAAGATTATTATACTATTCAACGAATTACAGGAGATAATATCGACCAAATTCCTTATAAATCAAAAACTATTGTGATCGATTTTATAAACCGAAAAAACAATAAAATTATATGGAGAGGTACAACCGATGAAGTAGAAATTACTGATCGTCGCACGGCACGCGCTGTTAGAAATTATGTAGATAAAATTTTCAAACAATTTCCGTAG
- a CDS encoding sigma-54-dependent transcriptional regulator, which translates to MTYKKANILIVDDDFDMLELLQRQLHDQNFHAYKASNVLEAINILKYSRIDLIITDLQMPQVDGIALIKYVLDHYPKLPTLVITGFPSIDGALEAMKSGAVDYLIKPFTTEELKSAVAKALPQNLQEATRDSLANNSISYAGIIGNSEPMQKLIDLIERVKDNKATVLIQGESGTGKELIARAIHYKGRFAAQPFIAVNCGGIPEDLLEAELFGYTKGSFTGALENRQGFFQAADKGTIFLDEIGNAPMKVQTRLLRVLQEKEVQRIGEQNAKKIDIRIIAATNSDLYKMVKIGKFREDLYYRLNVVNICTPPLRSHKDDIVYLANNFLRKYGSEYGKRTKLSDKALELLQNYDWPGNVRELENIIQRAIILSDDEIISEQLPEHFKYDIGSYDASFKSLEEVEKEYILKVLAYTDQNKTKAAAILKIDRKTLRNKLK; encoded by the coding sequence ATGACATATAAAAAGGCCAATATTTTAATCGTTGATGACGATTTCGATATGTTAGAATTGTTGCAAAGGCAACTCCACGATCAAAACTTTCATGCCTATAAAGCTTCCAACGTATTAGAAGCTATAAACATTCTAAAATATAGTCGCATTGATCTAATAATTACAGATTTGCAAATGCCACAGGTAGATGGGATTGCATTAATAAAATATGTATTAGACCACTACCCTAAATTACCAACATTGGTCATTACTGGTTTCCCTTCTATAGACGGAGCTTTAGAAGCGATGAAATCTGGAGCTGTAGATTATCTTATTAAGCCATTTACCACAGAAGAATTAAAAAGTGCAGTAGCAAAAGCTTTACCCCAAAACTTACAGGAAGCAACAAGAGATTCGTTAGCTAATAACAGTATTTCTTATGCTGGGATTATTGGTAATTCTGAACCAATGCAAAAGCTTATCGATCTTATAGAACGGGTTAAAGACAACAAAGCAACGGTACTTATACAAGGTGAAAGCGGAACGGGAAAAGAGCTTATCGCCCGGGCGATTCATTACAAAGGCAGGTTTGCTGCACAGCCGTTTATCGCAGTGAATTGTGGCGGTATTCCTGAAGATTTACTGGAAGCCGAATTATTTGGTTACACCAAAGGTTCATTTACTGGGGCTTTAGAAAATAGGCAAGGTTTTTTTCAGGCGGCAGATAAAGGCACAATTTTCTTAGATGAAATTGGTAATGCCCCGATGAAAGTTCAAACCAGGCTGCTAAGAGTTCTTCAGGAAAAAGAAGTACAGCGTATTGGCGAGCAGAATGCCAAGAAAATAGATATTCGCATTATTGCGGCGACTAATAGTGATCTTTATAAAATGGTTAAGATCGGGAAGTTTCGGGAAGATCTTTATTACCGATTAAATGTTGTAAATATATGTACGCCGCCACTGCGTTCACACAAAGACGATATTGTATATCTGGCAAATAATTTTTTACGAAAATACGGTTCAGAATATGGAAAAAGGACTAAACTTAGTGACAAAGCATTAGAATTACTACAAAATTATGACTGGCCGGGCAATGTAAGAGAATTAGAAAATATCATTCAGCGTGCTATTATTTTAAGCGATGATGAAATTATTTCAGAACAGCTTCCGGAACATTTTAAATACGATATTGGTTCTTACGATGCTAGTTTTAAATCTTTAGAAGAAGTTGAGAAAGAATATATCCTGAAGGTTTTAGCCTATACCGATCAAAACAAAACAAAGGCAGCCGCAATTCTTAAAATAGATCGAAAAACACTTCGAAATAAATTAAAATAG